A portion of the Sulfurospirillum diekertiae genome contains these proteins:
- a CDS encoding DEAD/DEAH box helicase has protein sequence MLFSQLNLSAPLLKAVQDEGYTTPTPVQEKAIPPILEGRDMLAGAQTGTGKTAGFTLPILELLSQKPRNKVKPVLRVLILTPTRELAAQVQESVKAYGKYLPFKSAVIFGGVGINPQIQILRAGIDILVATPGRLLDHVSQGTIDLKHIETFVLDEADRMLDMGFVKDIRRVIALLPTKRQNLLFSATYSDDIKKLCESILKNPVIVEVARRNTSSELVKQRVIMVDCKRKTALLAKLIQENKWEQILVFTRTKHHANKVSEYLAKIGINSAAIHGNKSQGARTKALADFKNGSVKVLVATDIAARGLDIDQLPYVVNLELPNIAEDYVHRIGRTGRAGNNGEAISLVCVDEHEYLRGIEKLVNKKFEREIVEGFEPNPEIKAEPIQQGRGSKPQGQPRRRDNAPREYVEKRRNR, from the coding sequence ATGTTATTTTCACAACTCAATCTTAGTGCCCCTCTTTTAAAAGCCGTTCAAGATGAAGGCTACACAACCCCAACACCCGTTCAAGAAAAAGCGATTCCTCCTATTTTAGAAGGTCGCGATATGCTTGCAGGTGCGCAAACAGGAACAGGAAAAACGGCTGGTTTTACTCTTCCAATTTTAGAGCTTCTGTCTCAAAAACCACGCAACAAAGTGAAACCCGTTCTTCGCGTGCTTATCTTAACACCAACGAGAGAGCTTGCAGCACAAGTACAAGAGAGCGTTAAAGCGTATGGCAAATACCTTCCATTTAAAAGTGCGGTCATCTTTGGAGGAGTAGGTATTAACCCTCAAATTCAAATACTACGTGCTGGCATTGATATTCTTGTTGCAACACCGGGTCGTTTGTTAGACCATGTGTCTCAAGGGACTATCGATCTTAAACATATTGAAACGTTTGTACTCGATGAAGCTGATCGTATGTTAGACATGGGCTTTGTGAAAGATATTCGCCGTGTCATTGCTTTACTTCCAACCAAACGCCAAAACCTTCTTTTTTCAGCCACCTACTCCGATGACATTAAAAAACTCTGTGAATCCATCTTAAAAAATCCCGTCATCGTCGAAGTGGCACGCCGTAATACCTCCAGTGAATTGGTCAAACAGCGCGTCATTATGGTCGATTGTAAACGCAAAACTGCCCTACTCGCTAAGCTGATTCAAGAAAACAAATGGGAGCAAATTTTGGTCTTTACACGCACCAAACACCATGCCAACAAAGTTTCTGAGTATCTTGCGAAGATTGGTATCAACTCTGCTGCTATTCATGGCAATAAAAGTCAAGGTGCCAGAACCAAAGCGCTCGCTGATTTTAAAAATGGCTCCGTCAAAGTGCTTGTAGCAACCGACATTGCCGCACGGGGACTGGACATCGACCAACTCCCTTATGTTGTCAACCTTGAACTTCCAAACATTGCGGAAGACTATGTTCACCGCATTGGAAGGACAGGGCGTGCTGGAAACAATGGTGAAGCCATCTCTTTAGTGTGCGTGGATGAACATGAGTATTTACGAGGTATTGAAAAACTCGTCAACAAAAAATTTGAACGCGAAATTGTTGAGGGATTTGAACCCAATCCTGAGATTAAAGCAGAGCCTATTCAACAAGGTCGTGGTAGTAAACCACAAGGTCAACCGCGTCGCAGGGACAATGCCCCTCGCGAATACGTCGAAAAAAGAAGAAACAGGTAA
- a CDS encoding YaiI/YqxD family protein → MIYVDADAFPNTLKEILLRAVFKRNITTHFVANKKIPLQDSPLLTMIIVSQGADEADHYIVEHAVECDLVITADIPLADRLVSKGVLALDPRGTIYDESNIKSILAMRNLMQELRDAGEITGGPSAIGEKQKRAFADALNALLQKRK, encoded by the coding sequence ATGATCTACGTTGATGCCGATGCCTTTCCCAATACGCTTAAAGAGATTCTGCTTCGAGCCGTCTTTAAGCGTAACATTACCACCCATTTTGTGGCGAATAAAAAAATACCGCTTCAGGACTCGCCTCTACTCACAATGATCATTGTCTCCCAAGGCGCGGATGAAGCCGATCACTACATCGTCGAACATGCCGTTGAGTGTGACTTGGTGATTACCGCAGACATTCCGTTAGCGGATAGACTGGTGAGCAAAGGCGTTCTTGCCCTCGATCCAAGAGGTACGATTTACGATGAGAGTAATATCAAAAGCATCCTTGCCATGCGCAATTTAATGCAAGAACTCCGAGATGCGGGTGAAATCACCGGAGGTCCTAGTGCCATTGGTGAAAAACAAAAGCGAGCCTTCGCTGATGCGCTCAATGCGCTCTTACAAAAGCGCAAATAG